The Microtus ochrogaster isolate Prairie Vole_2 linkage group LG3, MicOch1.0, whole genome shotgun sequence genomic sequence TGAACTCTCTGGCATGTGTCAATTTTCTAGATCATCTTCCAAAGACTTGAGAAAGCTGTCATTTCTCAGCTTACCTGTAGAGCCTTTGTACCTCCCAGGTGTTAGCCAATAGGCGTTTGCATTATTAGGTTTTATTAGGCATTATTAGGTATTATTATTAGCTGTTATTATAGCCAATTGTCACCCAAGCTATACTGCTATGGACAGATTTGTGTGGCCCATGAAATAGTCTTTGGTGTCATGTTTGCTCATCCTGTTGGTGTTAACAGCAGAAAGCGTGGGGATGGCTTCTCTACAGGCTGAATTCCATCTGGTGAGGAAGCCCATCCCTCACTCTGCAGACATGAAGTTACGGGATCACCCTAGGAGATCAAATCCCACAAGGGAATGCTAGGTTGCCGGGTTATTTCCACAGAGGACTCCGTGAGGGTGAGTTTAGGAGGGTAATAGCTAATTTGCAAAGTTGCTTAGAGGATTTGTTTATGAtcactttatttaaaaaggaaatactggTATATACCTGTAgattccagcagtcaggaggctgacggagttctaggtcagcctgggctctgagaccctgtttcaaaacaaaataagaccaaAAGGATATGGAACAAGGTGCAGCATGAACAGTTTGCTCACGTAGCTGTTACTTACACTCTCTTAGCTACTAGGAAGCCCCCTTTCACTCCTTTGTCACCAAGCAGCTGGCTTATGTGTCATTAAAGAACTTCCCACAACACAATGGACAGGAAGATGCCAAGCATGGAGCCTTTATTTTACATAGTACTTCCAAAGAGGGCACGGCTTAAAGTGAGCAGCCAACAGAAGACAAGAAAGTGACAGCAAAGACAGCTGGCTCGAGTCCCTCCATGGAACCATGGATAGCGCATGTCTGAGCACCTTGTGTGTCTGGCTTAAGTGCAGGTAAGGCAATATAGATTGTGCAAACAGGGTTTGTGTCTGTGTCCTCTGATCAGGAATGACTACTACATGCAACACACAAAATGCCCAACTTGAAATGTCTGGATCTGTAACTAAATTTCCTCAAGCAAAGATGCACGGGAGCAATGAGATGGCGGACACAGACAGAGCCAGTCGGGCGGGAAGAATGGAGAATGTTGAGGGGCAGTGAGGTCAGCACACGGATCAAGAGCCCTACGTAGAAGCCGTCCCAGTGGCAGAGCAGGCTAGGACAGAGAGCAGGAAACATCTCCAGCCACCTCgagctccttcctgccttcactcTAAGTTGAGCAGCTCCACGTCAAAGATGAGGGTGGCATTGGGAGGGATGACACCAGGGTGGCCAGTAGCTCCATAGGCCACATCGGGGGTGCAGGTCAGCTTCGCCCTCTGCCCCAAGCTCATCtagcagggatgggagcagatggggaaaggagaaagaggacccAGCttggtttaaagaaaaagtaagataACTTTTTGGCATTTTTCCCCAGACCATCCTTAGTGTAGCTCCAGATCTGAGATTAACTTTATTCATGGTGCACTAAAGTTAGACTAAGAGCTTAAACATGCAGATTTGACCTCCAAATAGATTCAACTATGGGGCAGGTAACAGCCACAAAGTAGACTCAGATTCATCCATACATCAAGCATCACTGGTTATCCAGCTAGAGCATGACCCGAACACTTGTGTCTGCTCATGATCGTTCCCGGTCCTCTTCTGAAGTAGCCAAAGAGGAAGGTACAAACAGCACTGAACACTTGTAACAGGACCAGTTAAGACCCAGCAAGTAAAGGCCACAGCAAGGTGGCGAAGGCAAAGCTACAGGAGTGGAGCATCCTACGACTTCCCCAACAAACCAAGGGAGAGCTGGAACCAGAGCTCACAGCACTATCAACCCACTGGAGCTGAGAAGTTTAGATTCCAAGCAGTTCCAGAAATTTGAGTTGACTGGTGAATAGCGTATCGATGTGAACGCTCTAGCTGTAGTGTTGTAGTGTG encodes the following:
- the Fkbp1b gene encoding peptidyl-prolyl cis-trans isomerase FKBP1B isoform X3 yields the protein MLQNGKKFDSSRDRNKPFKFRIGKQEVIKGFEEGAAQMSLGQRAKLTCTPDVAYGATGHPGVIPPNATLIFDVELLNLE